The Hypomesus transpacificus isolate Combined female chromosome 3, fHypTra1, whole genome shotgun sequence genome has a window encoding:
- the dctn1b gene encoding dynactin subunit 1 isoform X7, protein MMRQTPAPRKTTARRPKPTRPTGTSKPGASGSASAGEMSSSEPSTPAQTPLAAPVIPTPGGLLSPGAPPPPLPSKGNVSMATQEEESLRGQVKDLEEKLETLRMKRSEDKAKLKELEKSRIQLEQLQEWRSKMQEQQAELQRQLKEAKKEAKEALEAKEHYMEEMADTADAIEMATLDKEMAEERAESLQQEADSMKEQVEELTMDLEILKHEIEEKGSDGAASSYHVKQLEEQNGRLKEALVRMRDLSSSEKQEHVKLQKQMEKKSLELEVLRSQREKLQEELALAEKTVDELKEQVDAALGAEEMVETLTERNLDLEEKVRELRETVTDLEAINEMNDELQENARETELELREQLDLGAARIREAEKRVEAAQETVADYQQTIKKYRELTTHLQEVNRELTSQQEASAEQQQQPPAEMFDFKIKFAETKAYAKAIEMELRKMEVSQANRQVSLLTSFMPDSFLRHGGDHDCILVLLLIPRLICKAELISKQAQEKFDLNESCTVRTGLRGGQGEQMSFAAGLVYSLSLLQATLHRYEQALGQCSVEVYKKVGSLYPEMSIHERSLDLLIDLLHRDQLDETVNVEPLTKAIKYYQHLYSIHLTDQMEDCTMQLADHIRFTQSALDCMAVEVGRLRAFLHTGQEETDLAVLLKDQETSCSDIRQFCKKIRRRMPGTDVPGIPSALTFGTQVSDTLLDCRKHLTWVVAVLQEVAAAGAQMIAPLGEQEGLSALRLEDVAFKAGEQIYGTPGANPYECLRQSCSIVIATMNKMATAMQEGEYDAEKPQIRNPPPVEVRAAALRAEITDAEGLGMKLEDRETVVKELKKSLKIKGEELSEASVRLSLLEKKLDSSSRDADERVEKIQTRLDETQTLLRKKEKEFEETMDALQADIDQLEAEKAELKLRLSSQSKMTMDGLRGTPPSGIASVVTGMAGEEQKGGAVMAAMGAGLQVIDSPLLTQQIDAQRLSIKHLKNENNKLKAEKMRVQLASLTPLNVAKLPSRDGARPEVLSSALYRKTDQLLDTLLQMSANVKVVDVTGRSPVTPSAQLLEQTARLQSLSDTLDRLKDEVAEHVVTQRPGARASSHFATFPSTAFVKAKEERRGDTVLVGRVMLPCSRGQEQAHRLVLSQAELQRVHRLLLT, encoded by the exons ATGATGAGACAGACTCCCGCCCCACGGAAG ACCACGGCCAGACGGCCCAAG CCCACCCGGCCCACGGGGACCTCCAAGCCGGGGGCCTCAGGCTCGGCTTCGGCCGGGGAGATGAGCAGCAGTGAGCCCAGCACCCCGGCCCAGACCCCCCTGGCTGCCCCGGTCATCCCCACTCCGGGAGGGCTGCTTTCCCCCGGGGCCCCCCCGCCTCCACTGCCCAGCAAG GGCAACGTCTCTATGGCAACACAG gaggAGGAATCCCTGCGTGGCCAGGTgaaggacctggaggagaagctggagaccCTGAGGATGAAGCGCTCGGAGGACAAGGCCAagctgaaggagctggagaagagcCGCATCCAGCTGGAGCAGCTGCAGGAGTGGAGGAGCAAGATGCAGGAGCAGCAGGCCGAGCTGCAGAGACAGCTCAAGGAGGCCAAGAAG GAGGCCAAGGAGGCACTGGAGGCCAAGGAGCACTACATGGAGGAGATGGCCGACACGGCGGACGCCATCGAGATGGCCACGCTGGACAAGGAGATGGCGGAGGAGCGGGCAGAGTCTCTGCAGCAGGAGGCAGACTCCAtgaaggagcaggtggaggagctcACCATGGACCTGGAGATCCTGAAGCACGAGATCGAGGAGAAAG GGTCAGACGGAGCTGCCTCCAGTTACCATGTCaagcagctggaggagcagaacGGCCGACTGAAGGAGGCTCTGGTCAG GATGCGTGACCTGTCATCATCGGAGAAGCAGGAGCACGTGAAGCTGCAGAAGCAGATGGAGAAGAAGAGCTTAGAGCTGGAGGTCTTGAGGAGCCAGAGGGAGaagctgcaggaggagctggcGCTTGCCGAGAAGACCGTGGACGAGCTGAAAGAGCAG GTGGATGCTGCTCTGGGGgcggaggagatggtggagacCCTGACGGAGAGGAACCTGGACCTGGAGGAGAAGGTcagggagctgagagagacCGTCACCGACCTG GAAGCCATCAACGAGATGAACGACGAGCTGCAGGAGAACGCCCGGGAGACGGAGCTGGAGCTGAGGGAGCAGCTGGACCTGGGCGCGGCGCGCATCCGGGAGGCGGAGAAGCGCGTGGAGGCCGCCCAGGAGACCGTGGCCGACTACCAGCAGACCATCAAGAAGTACCGCGAGCTCACCACTCACCTGCAG GAAGTGAACCGGGAACTGACGAGTCAGCAGGAGGCCTcggcagagcagcagcagcagcctccaGCCGAGATGTTCGACTTCAAGATCAAGTTTGCTGAGACCAAAGCCTACGCCAAG gccatAGAGATGGAGCTAAGGAAGATGGAGGTGAGCCAGGCTAACAGGCAGGTGTCCCTGCTCACCTCCTTCATGCCCGACTCCTTCCTGCGTCACGGAGGAGACCACGACTGCatcctggtgctgctgctcaTCCCCCGGCTCATCTGCAAG GCGGAGCTCATCAGTAAGCAGGCTCAGGAGAAGTTTGACCTGAATGAGAGCTGCACCGTGCGGACggggctgagaggagggcagggcgaGCAGATGAGCTTCGCTGCCGGCCTGGTCTACTCTCTCAGTCTGCTGCAGGCCACGCTGCACAGATACGAACA GGCTCTGGGTCAGTGCAGTGTGGAGGTGTATAAGAAGGTGGGCTCTCTCTACCCTGAGATGAGCATTCACGAGCGCTCCCTGGACCTTCTGATCGATCTGCTGCACAGAGACCAGCTGGACGAGACCGTCAATGTGGAGCCCCTGACCAAGGCCATCAAGTACTACCAG CACCTGTACAGCATCCACCTGACTGACCAGATGGAGGACTGCACCATGCAGCTGGCTGACCACATCAGG ttcacCCAGAGTGCCCTGGACTGCATggcggtggaggtggggaggctgCGAGCGTTCCTGCACACGGGCCAGGAGGAGACGGACCTGGCCGTTCTGCTGAAGGACCAGGAGACGTCCTGCTCGGACATCCGCCAGTTCTGCAAGAAGATCCGGCGTCGCATGCCTGGCACCGACGTGCCGGGGATCCCGTCTGCTCTCACCTTCGGAACCCAG GTGTCGGACACCCTGCTGGACTGCAGGAAGCACCTGACGTGGGTGGTGGCCGTGCTGCAGGAGGTGGCGGCTGCAGGGGCCCAGATGATCGCTCCtctgggggagcaggagggcctGTCTGCCCTCAGACTGGAGGACGTGGCCTTCAAGGCtggagagcag ATCTACGGAACCCCGGGTGCCAATCCGTACGAATGCCTGCGCCAGTCGTGCAGCATCGTCATAGCAACCATGAACAAGATGGCCACGGCCATGCAGGAAGGAGAATACGATGCTGAGAAGCCCCAGATCCGG AATCCTCCTCCGGTGGAGGTGCGGGCGGCGGCGCTGCGTGCCGAGATCACCGACGCTGAGGGTCTGGGCATGAagctggaggacagggagaccGTCGTCAAGGAGCTGAAGAAGTCCCTGAAGATCAAG gggGAGGAGCTGAGCGAGGCCAGCGTGCGTCTCAGCCTGCTGGAGAAGAAGCTGGACAGCTCGTCCAGAGATGCGGACGAGCGCGTGGAGAAGATCCAGACCCGGCTGGACGAGACCCAGACGCtgctgaggaagaaggagaa gGAGTTTGAGGAAACCATGGACGCCCTGCAGGCCGACATCGACCAGCTTGAGGCGGAGAAGGCGGAGCTGAAACTGCGTCTCAGCAGCCAATCAAAGATGACCATGGACGGCCTGAGAGGAACGCCTCCCTCGGGCATAGCGTCTGTCGTCACGGGGATGGCAGGAG AGGAACAGAAAG GAGGGGCTGTGATGGCAGCTATGGGGGCGGGGCTGCAGGTGATCGACTCCCCCCTGCTGACTCAGCAGATCGACGCTCAGCGACTCAGCATCAAGCACCTGAAGAACGAGAACAACAAGCTGAAG gctgAGAAGATGCGTGTCCAGCTGGCCTCCCTGACGCCCCTCAACGTGGCCAAGCTGCCGTCCCGAGACGGCGCCCGTCCAGAGGTGCTCTCCAGCGCCCTCTACCGCAAGACGGACCAGCTGCTGGACACTCTGCTGCAGATGAGCGCCAACGTCAAAGTGGTGGACGTCACCGGGAGGTCTCCAG tcaCTCCTAGCGCCCAGCTCCTGGAACAGACGGCCAGACTCCAGTCGCTAAGTGACACCCTTGACAGACTGAAG GATGAGGTAGCGGAGCACGTGGTGACTCAGCGTCCTGGCGCTCGGGCCTCCTCACACTTCGCCACGTTCCCCTCCACGGCTTTTGTTAAG gccaaggaggagaggaggggggacacaGTGTTGGTGGGCAGGGTCATGCTGCCGTGCTCCCGGGGTCAGGAGCAGGCTCACCGGCTCGTCCTATCACAGGCTGAGCTCCAGAGAGTGCACCGCCTCCTGCTGACCTAA
- the dctn1b gene encoding dynactin subunit 1 isoform X2, with amino-acid sequence MSSDGGGRPAKVGSLVEVIGKGQRGTVAFIGATLFASGKWVGVILDEAKGKNDGTVQGKRYFTCEENHGIFVRQSQIQLVDDGADTTSPETPEPATSKVPKRDILDTPKSNKLTTARRPKPTRPTGTSKPGASGSASAGEMSSSEPSTPAQTPLAAPVIPTPGGLLSPGAPPPPLPSKGNVSMATQEEESLRGQVKDLEEKLETLRMKRSEDKAKLKELEKSRIQLEQLQEWRSKMQEQQAELQRQLKEAKKEAKEALEAKEHYMEEMADTADAIEMATLDKEMAEERAESLQQEADSMKEQVEELTMDLEILKHEIEEKGSDGAASSYHVKQLEEQNGRLKEALVRMRDLSSSEKQEHVKLQKQMEKKSLELEVLRSQREKLQEELALAEKTVDELKEQVDAALGAEEMVETLTERNLDLEEKVRELRETVTDLEAINEMNDELQENARETELELREQLDLGAARIREAEKRVEAAQETVADYQQTIKKYRELTTHLQEVNRELTSQQEASAEQQQQPPAEMFDFKIKFAETKAYAKAIEMELRKMEVSQANRQVSLLTSFMPDSFLRHGGDHDCILVLLLIPRLICKAELISKQAQEKFDLNESCTVRTGLRGGQGEQMSFAAGLVYSLSLLQATLHRYEQALGQCSVEVYKKVGSLYPEMSIHERSLDLLIDLLHRDQLDETVNVEPLTKAIKYYQHLYSIHLTDQMEDCTMQLADHIRFTQSALDCMAVEVGRLRAFLHTGQEETDLAVLLKDQETSCSDIRQFCKKIRRRMPGTDVPGIPSALTFGTQVSDTLLDCRKHLTWVVAVLQEVAAAGAQMIAPLGEQEGLSALRLEDVAFKAGEQIYGTPGANPYECLRQSCSIVIATMNKMATAMQEGEYDAEKPQIRNPPPVEVRAAALRAEITDAEGLGMKLEDRETVVKELKKSLKIKGEELSEASVRLSLLEKKLDSSSRDADERVEKIQTRLDETQTLLRKKEKEFEETMDALQADIDQLEAEKAELKLRLSSQSKMTMDGLRGTPPSGIASVVTGMAGGGAVMAAMGAGLQVIDSPLLTQQIDAQRLSIKHLKNENNKLKAEKMRVQLASLTPLNVAKLPSRDGARPEVLSSALYRKTDQLLDTLLQMSANVKVVDVTGRSPVTPSAQLLEQTARLQSLSDTLDRLKDEVAEHVVTQRPGARASSHFATFPSTAFVKAKEERRGDTVLVGRVMLPCSRGQEQAHRLVLSQAELQRVHRLLLT; translated from the exons ACCACGGCCAGACGGCCCAAG CCCACCCGGCCCACGGGGACCTCCAAGCCGGGGGCCTCAGGCTCGGCTTCGGCCGGGGAGATGAGCAGCAGTGAGCCCAGCACCCCGGCCCAGACCCCCCTGGCTGCCCCGGTCATCCCCACTCCGGGAGGGCTGCTTTCCCCCGGGGCCCCCCCGCCTCCACTGCCCAGCAAG GGCAACGTCTCTATGGCAACACAG gaggAGGAATCCCTGCGTGGCCAGGTgaaggacctggaggagaagctggagaccCTGAGGATGAAGCGCTCGGAGGACAAGGCCAagctgaaggagctggagaagagcCGCATCCAGCTGGAGCAGCTGCAGGAGTGGAGGAGCAAGATGCAGGAGCAGCAGGCCGAGCTGCAGAGACAGCTCAAGGAGGCCAAGAAG GAGGCCAAGGAGGCACTGGAGGCCAAGGAGCACTACATGGAGGAGATGGCCGACACGGCGGACGCCATCGAGATGGCCACGCTGGACAAGGAGATGGCGGAGGAGCGGGCAGAGTCTCTGCAGCAGGAGGCAGACTCCAtgaaggagcaggtggaggagctcACCATGGACCTGGAGATCCTGAAGCACGAGATCGAGGAGAAAG GGTCAGACGGAGCTGCCTCCAGTTACCATGTCaagcagctggaggagcagaacGGCCGACTGAAGGAGGCTCTGGTCAG GATGCGTGACCTGTCATCATCGGAGAAGCAGGAGCACGTGAAGCTGCAGAAGCAGATGGAGAAGAAGAGCTTAGAGCTGGAGGTCTTGAGGAGCCAGAGGGAGaagctgcaggaggagctggcGCTTGCCGAGAAGACCGTGGACGAGCTGAAAGAGCAG GTGGATGCTGCTCTGGGGgcggaggagatggtggagacCCTGACGGAGAGGAACCTGGACCTGGAGGAGAAGGTcagggagctgagagagacCGTCACCGACCTG GAAGCCATCAACGAGATGAACGACGAGCTGCAGGAGAACGCCCGGGAGACGGAGCTGGAGCTGAGGGAGCAGCTGGACCTGGGCGCGGCGCGCATCCGGGAGGCGGAGAAGCGCGTGGAGGCCGCCCAGGAGACCGTGGCCGACTACCAGCAGACCATCAAGAAGTACCGCGAGCTCACCACTCACCTGCAG GAAGTGAACCGGGAACTGACGAGTCAGCAGGAGGCCTcggcagagcagcagcagcagcctccaGCCGAGATGTTCGACTTCAAGATCAAGTTTGCTGAGACCAAAGCCTACGCCAAG gccatAGAGATGGAGCTAAGGAAGATGGAGGTGAGCCAGGCTAACAGGCAGGTGTCCCTGCTCACCTCCTTCATGCCCGACTCCTTCCTGCGTCACGGAGGAGACCACGACTGCatcctggtgctgctgctcaTCCCCCGGCTCATCTGCAAG GCGGAGCTCATCAGTAAGCAGGCTCAGGAGAAGTTTGACCTGAATGAGAGCTGCACCGTGCGGACggggctgagaggagggcagggcgaGCAGATGAGCTTCGCTGCCGGCCTGGTCTACTCTCTCAGTCTGCTGCAGGCCACGCTGCACAGATACGAACA GGCTCTGGGTCAGTGCAGTGTGGAGGTGTATAAGAAGGTGGGCTCTCTCTACCCTGAGATGAGCATTCACGAGCGCTCCCTGGACCTTCTGATCGATCTGCTGCACAGAGACCAGCTGGACGAGACCGTCAATGTGGAGCCCCTGACCAAGGCCATCAAGTACTACCAG CACCTGTACAGCATCCACCTGACTGACCAGATGGAGGACTGCACCATGCAGCTGGCTGACCACATCAGG ttcacCCAGAGTGCCCTGGACTGCATggcggtggaggtggggaggctgCGAGCGTTCCTGCACACGGGCCAGGAGGAGACGGACCTGGCCGTTCTGCTGAAGGACCAGGAGACGTCCTGCTCGGACATCCGCCAGTTCTGCAAGAAGATCCGGCGTCGCATGCCTGGCACCGACGTGCCGGGGATCCCGTCTGCTCTCACCTTCGGAACCCAG GTGTCGGACACCCTGCTGGACTGCAGGAAGCACCTGACGTGGGTGGTGGCCGTGCTGCAGGAGGTGGCGGCTGCAGGGGCCCAGATGATCGCTCCtctgggggagcaggagggcctGTCTGCCCTCAGACTGGAGGACGTGGCCTTCAAGGCtggagagcag ATCTACGGAACCCCGGGTGCCAATCCGTACGAATGCCTGCGCCAGTCGTGCAGCATCGTCATAGCAACCATGAACAAGATGGCCACGGCCATGCAGGAAGGAGAATACGATGCTGAGAAGCCCCAGATCCGG AATCCTCCTCCGGTGGAGGTGCGGGCGGCGGCGCTGCGTGCCGAGATCACCGACGCTGAGGGTCTGGGCATGAagctggaggacagggagaccGTCGTCAAGGAGCTGAAGAAGTCCCTGAAGATCAAG gggGAGGAGCTGAGCGAGGCCAGCGTGCGTCTCAGCCTGCTGGAGAAGAAGCTGGACAGCTCGTCCAGAGATGCGGACGAGCGCGTGGAGAAGATCCAGACCCGGCTGGACGAGACCCAGACGCtgctgaggaagaaggagaa gGAGTTTGAGGAAACCATGGACGCCCTGCAGGCCGACATCGACCAGCTTGAGGCGGAGAAGGCGGAGCTGAAACTGCGTCTCAGCAGCCAATCAAAGATGACCATGGACGGCCTGAGAGGAACGCCTCCCTCGGGCATAGCGTCTGTCGTCACGGGGATGGCAGGAG GAGGGGCTGTGATGGCAGCTATGGGGGCGGGGCTGCAGGTGATCGACTCCCCCCTGCTGACTCAGCAGATCGACGCTCAGCGACTCAGCATCAAGCACCTGAAGAACGAGAACAACAAGCTGAAG gctgAGAAGATGCGTGTCCAGCTGGCCTCCCTGACGCCCCTCAACGTGGCCAAGCTGCCGTCCCGAGACGGCGCCCGTCCAGAGGTGCTCTCCAGCGCCCTCTACCGCAAGACGGACCAGCTGCTGGACACTCTGCTGCAGATGAGCGCCAACGTCAAAGTGGTGGACGTCACCGGGAGGTCTCCAG tcaCTCCTAGCGCCCAGCTCCTGGAACAGACGGCCAGACTCCAGTCGCTAAGTGACACCCTTGACAGACTGAAG GATGAGGTAGCGGAGCACGTGGTGACTCAGCGTCCTGGCGCTCGGGCCTCCTCACACTTCGCCACGTTCCCCTCCACGGCTTTTGTTAAG gccaaggaggagaggaggggggacacaGTGTTGGTGGGCAGGGTCATGCTGCCGTGCTCCCGGGGTCAGGAGCAGGCTCACCGGCTCGTCCTATCACAGGCTGAGCTCCAGAGAGTGCACCGCCTCCTGCTGACCTAA
- the dctn1b gene encoding dynactin subunit 1 isoform X1 — translation MSSDGGGRPAKVGSLVEVIGKGQRGTVAFIGATLFASGKWVGVILDEAKGKNDGTVQGKRYFTCEENHGIFVRQSQIQLVDDGADTTSPETPEPATSKVPKRDILDTPKSNKLTTARRPKPTRPTGTSKPGASGSASAGEMSSSEPSTPAQTPLAAPVIPTPGGLLSPGAPPPPLPSKGNVSMATQEEESLRGQVKDLEEKLETLRMKRSEDKAKLKELEKSRIQLEQLQEWRSKMQEQQAELQRQLKEAKKEAKEALEAKEHYMEEMADTADAIEMATLDKEMAEERAESLQQEADSMKEQVEELTMDLEILKHEIEEKGSDGAASSYHVKQLEEQNGRLKEALVRMRDLSSSEKQEHVKLQKQMEKKSLELEVLRSQREKLQEELALAEKTVDELKEQVDAALGAEEMVETLTERNLDLEEKVRELRETVTDLEAINEMNDELQENARETELELREQLDLGAARIREAEKRVEAAQETVADYQQTIKKYRELTTHLQEVNRELTSQQEASAEQQQQPPAEMFDFKIKFAETKAYAKAIEMELRKMEVSQANRQVSLLTSFMPDSFLRHGGDHDCILVLLLIPRLICKAELISKQAQEKFDLNESCTVRTGLRGGQGEQMSFAAGLVYSLSLLQATLHRYEQALGQCSVEVYKKVGSLYPEMSIHERSLDLLIDLLHRDQLDETVNVEPLTKAIKYYQHLYSIHLTDQMEDCTMQLADHIRFTQSALDCMAVEVGRLRAFLHTGQEETDLAVLLKDQETSCSDIRQFCKKIRRRMPGTDVPGIPSALTFGTQVSDTLLDCRKHLTWVVAVLQEVAAAGAQMIAPLGEQEGLSALRLEDVAFKAGEQIYGTPGANPYECLRQSCSIVIATMNKMATAMQEGEYDAEKPQIRNPPPVEVRAAALRAEITDAEGLGMKLEDRETVVKELKKSLKIKGEELSEASVRLSLLEKKLDSSSRDADERVEKIQTRLDETQTLLRKKEKEFEETMDALQADIDQLEAEKAELKLRLSSQSKMTMDGLRGTPPSGIASVVTGMAGEEQKGGAVMAAMGAGLQVIDSPLLTQQIDAQRLSIKHLKNENNKLKAEKMRVQLASLTPLNVAKLPSRDGARPEVLSSALYRKTDQLLDTLLQMSANVKVVDVTGRSPVTPSAQLLEQTARLQSLSDTLDRLKDEVAEHVVTQRPGARASSHFATFPSTAFVKAKEERRGDTVLVGRVMLPCSRGQEQAHRLVLSQAELQRVHRLLLT, via the exons ACCACGGCCAGACGGCCCAAG CCCACCCGGCCCACGGGGACCTCCAAGCCGGGGGCCTCAGGCTCGGCTTCGGCCGGGGAGATGAGCAGCAGTGAGCCCAGCACCCCGGCCCAGACCCCCCTGGCTGCCCCGGTCATCCCCACTCCGGGAGGGCTGCTTTCCCCCGGGGCCCCCCCGCCTCCACTGCCCAGCAAG GGCAACGTCTCTATGGCAACACAG gaggAGGAATCCCTGCGTGGCCAGGTgaaggacctggaggagaagctggagaccCTGAGGATGAAGCGCTCGGAGGACAAGGCCAagctgaaggagctggagaagagcCGCATCCAGCTGGAGCAGCTGCAGGAGTGGAGGAGCAAGATGCAGGAGCAGCAGGCCGAGCTGCAGAGACAGCTCAAGGAGGCCAAGAAG GAGGCCAAGGAGGCACTGGAGGCCAAGGAGCACTACATGGAGGAGATGGCCGACACGGCGGACGCCATCGAGATGGCCACGCTGGACAAGGAGATGGCGGAGGAGCGGGCAGAGTCTCTGCAGCAGGAGGCAGACTCCAtgaaggagcaggtggaggagctcACCATGGACCTGGAGATCCTGAAGCACGAGATCGAGGAGAAAG GGTCAGACGGAGCTGCCTCCAGTTACCATGTCaagcagctggaggagcagaacGGCCGACTGAAGGAGGCTCTGGTCAG GATGCGTGACCTGTCATCATCGGAGAAGCAGGAGCACGTGAAGCTGCAGAAGCAGATGGAGAAGAAGAGCTTAGAGCTGGAGGTCTTGAGGAGCCAGAGGGAGaagctgcaggaggagctggcGCTTGCCGAGAAGACCGTGGACGAGCTGAAAGAGCAG GTGGATGCTGCTCTGGGGgcggaggagatggtggagacCCTGACGGAGAGGAACCTGGACCTGGAGGAGAAGGTcagggagctgagagagacCGTCACCGACCTG GAAGCCATCAACGAGATGAACGACGAGCTGCAGGAGAACGCCCGGGAGACGGAGCTGGAGCTGAGGGAGCAGCTGGACCTGGGCGCGGCGCGCATCCGGGAGGCGGAGAAGCGCGTGGAGGCCGCCCAGGAGACCGTGGCCGACTACCAGCAGACCATCAAGAAGTACCGCGAGCTCACCACTCACCTGCAG GAAGTGAACCGGGAACTGACGAGTCAGCAGGAGGCCTcggcagagcagcagcagcagcctccaGCCGAGATGTTCGACTTCAAGATCAAGTTTGCTGAGACCAAAGCCTACGCCAAG gccatAGAGATGGAGCTAAGGAAGATGGAGGTGAGCCAGGCTAACAGGCAGGTGTCCCTGCTCACCTCCTTCATGCCCGACTCCTTCCTGCGTCACGGAGGAGACCACGACTGCatcctggtgctgctgctcaTCCCCCGGCTCATCTGCAAG GCGGAGCTCATCAGTAAGCAGGCTCAGGAGAAGTTTGACCTGAATGAGAGCTGCACCGTGCGGACggggctgagaggagggcagggcgaGCAGATGAGCTTCGCTGCCGGCCTGGTCTACTCTCTCAGTCTGCTGCAGGCCACGCTGCACAGATACGAACA GGCTCTGGGTCAGTGCAGTGTGGAGGTGTATAAGAAGGTGGGCTCTCTCTACCCTGAGATGAGCATTCACGAGCGCTCCCTGGACCTTCTGATCGATCTGCTGCACAGAGACCAGCTGGACGAGACCGTCAATGTGGAGCCCCTGACCAAGGCCATCAAGTACTACCAG CACCTGTACAGCATCCACCTGACTGACCAGATGGAGGACTGCACCATGCAGCTGGCTGACCACATCAGG ttcacCCAGAGTGCCCTGGACTGCATggcggtggaggtggggaggctgCGAGCGTTCCTGCACACGGGCCAGGAGGAGACGGACCTGGCCGTTCTGCTGAAGGACCAGGAGACGTCCTGCTCGGACATCCGCCAGTTCTGCAAGAAGATCCGGCGTCGCATGCCTGGCACCGACGTGCCGGGGATCCCGTCTGCTCTCACCTTCGGAACCCAG GTGTCGGACACCCTGCTGGACTGCAGGAAGCACCTGACGTGGGTGGTGGCCGTGCTGCAGGAGGTGGCGGCTGCAGGGGCCCAGATGATCGCTCCtctgggggagcaggagggcctGTCTGCCCTCAGACTGGAGGACGTGGCCTTCAAGGCtggagagcag ATCTACGGAACCCCGGGTGCCAATCCGTACGAATGCCTGCGCCAGTCGTGCAGCATCGTCATAGCAACCATGAACAAGATGGCCACGGCCATGCAGGAAGGAGAATACGATGCTGAGAAGCCCCAGATCCGG AATCCTCCTCCGGTGGAGGTGCGGGCGGCGGCGCTGCGTGCCGAGATCACCGACGCTGAGGGTCTGGGCATGAagctggaggacagggagaccGTCGTCAAGGAGCTGAAGAAGTCCCTGAAGATCAAG gggGAGGAGCTGAGCGAGGCCAGCGTGCGTCTCAGCCTGCTGGAGAAGAAGCTGGACAGCTCGTCCAGAGATGCGGACGAGCGCGTGGAGAAGATCCAGACCCGGCTGGACGAGACCCAGACGCtgctgaggaagaaggagaa gGAGTTTGAGGAAACCATGGACGCCCTGCAGGCCGACATCGACCAGCTTGAGGCGGAGAAGGCGGAGCTGAAACTGCGTCTCAGCAGCCAATCAAAGATGACCATGGACGGCCTGAGAGGAACGCCTCCCTCGGGCATAGCGTCTGTCGTCACGGGGATGGCAGGAG AGGAACAGAAAG GAGGGGCTGTGATGGCAGCTATGGGGGCGGGGCTGCAGGTGATCGACTCCCCCCTGCTGACTCAGCAGATCGACGCTCAGCGACTCAGCATCAAGCACCTGAAGAACGAGAACAACAAGCTGAAG gctgAGAAGATGCGTGTCCAGCTGGCCTCCCTGACGCCCCTCAACGTGGCCAAGCTGCCGTCCCGAGACGGCGCCCGTCCAGAGGTGCTCTCCAGCGCCCTCTACCGCAAGACGGACCAGCTGCTGGACACTCTGCTGCAGATGAGCGCCAACGTCAAAGTGGTGGACGTCACCGGGAGGTCTCCAG tcaCTCCTAGCGCCCAGCTCCTGGAACAGACGGCCAGACTCCAGTCGCTAAGTGACACCCTTGACAGACTGAAG GATGAGGTAGCGGAGCACGTGGTGACTCAGCGTCCTGGCGCTCGGGCCTCCTCACACTTCGCCACGTTCCCCTCCACGGCTTTTGTTAAG gccaaggaggagaggaggggggacacaGTGTTGGTGGGCAGGGTCATGCTGCCGTGCTCCCGGGGTCAGGAGCAGGCTCACCGGCTCGTCCTATCACAGGCTGAGCTCCAGAGAGTGCACCGCCTCCTGCTGACCTAA